A portion of the bacterium (Candidatus Blackallbacteria) CG13_big_fil_rev_8_21_14_2_50_49_14 genome contains these proteins:
- a CDS encoding MarR family transcriptional regulator, producing MIADEFALVLEKAKSESVAQLLFKSARLWNTLALTQIQTQQAPLLREAHTRLLPYLDLEGTRITDLAQRLGSSKQAVSQLVHEMESLGMVELQADPHDRRAKRVCFSPQGKKSLLHGLKILKTMEAQLALQMGEAEMQNLLSGLQKLSRILETQM from the coding sequence ATGATAGCCGATGAATTTGCCTTGGTGCTTGAAAAGGCGAAAAGTGAAAGTGTCGCCCAATTGCTGTTTAAATCCGCCCGGCTCTGGAATACCCTGGCACTGACTCAAATTCAAACACAGCAAGCCCCCCTCCTGCGCGAAGCCCATACCCGCCTCTTGCCCTATCTTGATCTGGAAGGAACCCGCATCACCGATCTGGCGCAGCGTCTGGGAAGCAGCAAGCAAGCGGTGAGTCAATTGGTGCATGAAATGGAAAGTCTGGGTATGGTTGAACTGCAAGCCGATCCCCATGATCGGCGCGCAAAGCGGGTCTGCTTCAGCCCACAGGGCAAAAAATCATTGCTGCATGGGCTGAAAATTTTAAAAACAATGGAAGCCCAATTGGCGCTTCAAATGGGAGAAGCCGAAATGCAAAATCTGCTGAGCGGATTGCAAAAGCTCAGCAGAATCTTAGAAACCCAGATGTGA
- the recA gene encoding recombinase RecA, translated as MSQKLTVSDEKRKALDLALSNIEKSYGKGSIMRLGEKPNTRVDAISTGALALDVALGVGGLPRGRVVEVFGQESGGKTTIALHAVAEAQRQGGIAAFIDVEHALDPEYAKAIGVDIDALLVSQPSTGEEALEITEQLIRSGAVDIIVVDSVAALVPKSEIEGEMGDAHVGLQARLMSQALRKLTPVTARSNTVVVFVNQLREKVGVMFGNPETTPGGRALRFYSSLRLEVRRAESVKREGEMVGNNVKIKVVKNKVAPPFKTAEVDMVYGKGISREGCVLDLAEQLDIIQKSGSWYSYQGEKIGQGRERAKEYLMEHPHTALEIENKVRIHHNLPSRVDKALGAPPAPAAPAKGAKEGAKEAAEELVKA; from the coding sequence ATGAGTCAAAAATTAACTGTCTCTGATGAAAAACGCAAAGCCCTTGATCTGGCCCTCTCCAATATTGAAAAATCCTATGGCAAGGGTTCGATTATGCGTTTGGGTGAAAAACCCAATACCCGTGTAGATGCTATTTCAACCGGAGCCCTGGCTTTGGATGTGGCACTGGGTGTCGGGGGCCTGCCCCGTGGCCGTGTGGTTGAGGTTTTTGGCCAGGAATCAGGCGGTAAAACGACGATTGCCCTGCATGCGGTTGCGGAAGCCCAACGCCAAGGCGGGATTGCTGCTTTTATTGACGTAGAACATGCGCTTGACCCTGAATACGCCAAGGCGATTGGTGTGGATATTGATGCCCTGCTGGTTTCTCAGCCCAGTACCGGTGAAGAAGCACTTGAAATTACAGAACAATTGATCCGCAGTGGCGCAGTCGATATTATCGTGGTGGATTCAGTCGCCGCTCTGGTTCCCAAAAGTGAAATTGAAGGCGAAATGGGCGATGCCCATGTGGGTCTGCAAGCCCGTTTGATGTCCCAAGCTTTGCGTAAACTGACCCCGGTTACGGCCCGTTCCAATACTGTCGTGGTTTTTGTGAATCAATTGCGTGAAAAAGTCGGCGTGATGTTTGGAAATCCTGAAACCACGCCGGGTGGCCGTGCCCTGCGCTTCTATTCTTCTCTGCGTTTAGAGGTTCGTCGTGCTGAATCTGTGAAGCGTGAAGGCGAAATGGTGGGCAATAACGTCAAGATCAAAGTAGTGAAAAACAAAGTGGCTCCGCCCTTTAAAACTGCTGAAGTGGATATGGTCTATGGCAAAGGTATTTCCCGTGAAGGATGTGTTCTGGATTTGGCCGAACAGCTGGATATTATCCAAAAGAGTGGTTCCTGGTATTCCTATCAAGGCGAAAAAATTGGCCAAGGCCGTGAACGCGCCAAAGAATATCTGATGGAACACCCCCATACGGCGCTTGAGATTGAAAACAAGGTACGTATCCACCACAATTTGCCTTCCCGTGTGGATAAGGCTTTGGGCGCGCCTCCTGCACCTGCCGCTCCTGCGAAGGGCGCCAAAGAGGGAGCCAAAGAGGCTGCTGAAGAGTTGGTCAAGGCCTAA
- a CDS encoding metallophosphoesterase, protein MRLVCISDTHGRHAELTIPEGDLLLHAGDFSKRGKPSEIEDFNAWLKTLPHPHKIVIAGNHDFLFEQAPEQARKLLNAALYLEDSGVEIDGLKIWGSPVSPRFFDWAFNRSRGEEIRRHWQQIPHATDLVLVHGPPAGILDKTWLGQSVGCKDLNQALAQIRPKAVVFGHIHESYGVLKHAETLYINASSLDRHYRPQHPPVVLEWSNHNLHPIF, encoded by the coding sequence ATGCGTCTGGTCTGCATTTCAGACACCCATGGCCGCCATGCAGAACTCACAATTCCAGAAGGTGATCTGTTATTGCATGCAGGAGATTTTTCAAAACGAGGCAAACCCTCTGAAATCGAAGACTTCAACGCCTGGCTCAAGACGCTGCCCCACCCACATAAAATTGTGATCGCCGGAAACCATGATTTTCTCTTTGAACAGGCTCCCGAACAAGCCCGCAAGTTACTCAATGCCGCCCTGTATCTCGAAGACAGTGGTGTAGAAATAGACGGGCTCAAAATCTGGGGCAGCCCAGTCTCTCCCCGTTTTTTTGACTGGGCCTTTAACCGTTCGCGCGGCGAAGAAATTCGCAGGCATTGGCAGCAAATTCCACACGCTACAGATCTCGTGCTGGTGCATGGCCCGCCTGCTGGTATTCTGGATAAAACCTGGCTCGGACAATCGGTAGGCTGCAAGGATTTAAATCAGGCTTTGGCGCAGATTCGCCCCAAAGCTGTGGTCTTTGGCCATATTCATGAGAGCTATGGGGTTCTGAAACACGCTGAAACACTGTATATCAATGCTTCGTCCCTGGATCGGCATTATCGCCCCCAACACCCTCCTGTGGTCTTGGAATGGTCAAACCACAACCTGCATCCGATCTTTTAA
- the xth gene encoding exodeoxyribonuclease III, producing MYLISWNVNGIRSVERKGFLEWLETAQPDLLCLQETKAWPDQLSEELLSGHGYHTYWAKAEKKGYSGVATFARKEPKAVKMGLGIERFDREGRVVVSDHEDFLLYNIYFPNGQRDHGRVRYKLDFYEALLEELNREVAQGRKVIITGDWNTAHQEIDLKNPKTNQDTSGFLPEERAMLDRYIEEGYVDTFRQLNPDARDRYSWWSYRVNARERNIGWRIDYFFVSQNLLPWVSKAEILDQVPGSDHCPVTLTLKL from the coding sequence ATGTATCTGATCTCATGGAATGTCAATGGAATCCGCTCTGTCGAACGCAAAGGATTTTTAGAGTGGTTAGAAACCGCCCAACCTGATCTGCTCTGTTTACAGGAAACCAAAGCCTGGCCCGACCAACTCTCTGAGGAGTTGCTGAGCGGACACGGCTACCATACCTACTGGGCCAAGGCAGAGAAAAAAGGCTACAGTGGCGTCGCCACCTTTGCCCGAAAAGAACCCAAAGCTGTCAAAATGGGCTTGGGAATTGAACGTTTTGATCGTGAAGGCAGAGTCGTGGTCAGCGATCATGAGGATTTTTTACTCTATAATATTTATTTTCCAAACGGACAACGCGATCATGGCCGGGTGCGCTATAAACTTGATTTTTATGAAGCCCTCTTGGAAGAGCTGAATCGCGAAGTTGCACAGGGTAGAAAAGTGATTATTACGGGGGATTGGAATACCGCCCACCAGGAAATCGACCTCAAAAATCCAAAAACCAACCAGGATACCTCAGGATTTTTACCAGAAGAAAGGGCCATGCTGGATCGTTATATTGAGGAGGGGTATGTGGATACTTTTCGCCAGTTAAACCCTGATGCCCGAGATCGCTACAGTTGGTGGTCTTACAGGGTCAATGCCCGCGAACGGAATATCGGTTGGAGAATTGATTATTTTTTTGTCAGTCAAAATCTGCTGCCCTGGGTTTCAAAAGCCGAGATTCTCGATCAAGTTCCCGGTTCAGATCACTGTCCTGTGACATTGACTTTAAAGCTCTAA